In Euphorbia lathyris chromosome 10, ddEupLath1.1, whole genome shotgun sequence, the DNA window TAGTAGTGCGGCCCATGGCTCGACTACACCCGCGGCAGGAGTTATGCAGACTAGGCCGGTGATCATGCCTTGGACCGCGCCTATGACCGAGCTTTTTTTGTAGATGACCATGTCTAAGGAAACCCAGACTAGGAGGCTTGTTGAGGTGCATATATGAGTGTTGAGGATGGCTAGTGATGCTATTAGACCGGCTGCAAAAGGCGAACCACCATTGAACCCGGTCCAACCTAGCCATAGAAAGCCTGCACCACCTAGCATGTGGATTATGTTGTTGGGTGGGAAGTGTTGCCTATCATGTGAATGCCTCGGCCCtacctaaaaaaattaaaatatcagGAAACATATATTTCATAAGTATTGTACAAAACCGTAACGATTCGGTTAAAAGTCGGATGTGGAAGATTTAAACAAGGAGCGACTCTAAGTTATAATAATTAGGATGataatgaactgaatctcatATTAGATGTAGTGATAAAGTaattgaggcttattagtaaggtatgtttttaacatgttttaaagCGGTCAAACCTAATAGGTTGTATCTGGCTGTTCAACATGTCACAATTTATCATAAAATCGTTGAACTTtgctttttatttcaataaagtcattccaACCAATTCAGTCAGAAAAAATATCACGGGAATAGTGATGTGGTAATCACGCTGAAAAAGCTTTGTTACGTACTACGTACGTATAATATGTGACAGCCACGTGTATACCGAGTGAcagctaaaaaaataaaaaatatatttttttagtcatATGCCAGTTTAAAAGGGTAATTAGTAACTGTGGTCACAAAAGTTTGAACAATGTCTCCAAAATgtcataaaagtttaatttgtcttaataaaatcacttaagtttGTTGTTATCTCAATAAAGTCACTTTGGACCTTTTTCGATCATTTTTTCGCCGAAATTGCTCACATGACATCTCAACATCACGTCAGCACCACATATTAAAAAAACTTGGTTTAAATAATTCGAGTCGATCGGTTGAACCAATTGACCTCTGATCCAGTTGTCAATCTGGTTTGACTTCAgtccggtttttaaaacattagtCTATATTATCATTTATAATACGTGTGAATTTTTATGTAGAAAATTCTTAGAGGACCGAATACCCAGTATAAAATctcaattttctattttaagaTCCTTAGAGGACCGTAGATGACTACATAACGTAATTATACATTATATGTCTATAAAAAAATCATAGCCAACCGTCATCTGCTACGGAATTTCGTCGGAATTTTCCATATCAGATCACCatttttctataaaaatattaaaaaatagctAAGACTTAAAAAGAAGTGTGAAATTACCCAATAAGCACTAAGTCaagaatcaatttttttttctaggaATTTTATACCCTCCAAGAACTTTCAACACAAAAAATTACATGTGTGATTTACAACATGTGCCAAGTTTTATGTTAAAAGTTCTTCGAGATCCGAGTCCTCGGTATAAAACCTCAATTTTTTTACTCTGAATTGAGTTTAATCTAAGCATAAAACACTATAAAATAGTTAAAGACTTAAAAATTTCTACAACGGCCGAGACCAGTACTGATCCCGTCCATTCAAATGTCAGCCCAGTACTAGTCCCGATCCTCAAACAAGggaattttaggatttttatACAAGGGATCCCGATGTTCAAACAACTTTCAACACAAAAATTAACATTTGTCATTTACAACACGTGCCAAGTTTTATATTGAAAGTTCTTTGAAATCCAAATCCCCTGTATAAAACCCTAAttttctattccgaattgagtTTAATCTAAGCATAAATTACTATAAAATAGTTAaagatttaaatttttttaccaaGACCAGCATTGGTCTCGTCCATTCAAATTATGCCATATCAGTACTAGTCCCGGTCACATTAGAATTTCTCGAAAGACAAAATTTTTACAATAGGCCGAGACCAGTACTGATCCCGTCAATTCAAATTATGCCATATCAACCCAGTAGTGGTCCGATCCACATTAGAATTTCTCGAAAGACTTACCCAATAATTTCATACCCTCAAAAAACTTTCAACACAAAAATTTACATGTGTCATTTACAACACTTGCCAAAGTTTATGTTGAAAGTTCTTCGAGATCCGAGTCCCCATATAAAACCCCAATTTTCTGTTCCAAATTGAGTTTAATCTAAGCATAAAATAGTTAaagatttaaatttttttaccgAGACCAGTACTGGTCCCGTCCATTCAAATTATGCTATGTCAGCCCAGTACTGGTCCCGATCCACCGTAGAATTTCACGAAAGACTTACCCAATAAGCAGCAGTGAAACCAGCAACCCCAGAagacaaatgaataacataacCACCAGCATAATCAATAATATACTGCTCAAGAAACCCACCACCCCAAATACTAAAAGCCCCAACTGTATAACTCAAACTCAACCACAAAGGCACAAACATCATCCAAGCATAAATGTTCATCCTCCCCAACAAAGACCCAGCCAATAAAATCACAGTTATAGCAGCAAATCCAAACTGGTAAAACACATAATCACCCATTGGAACTTTACCCAATTTAGATTTCCCCAAAATAAACCTCTCTGAAAGTGCAAAATTAGGTTTCCCAATTAAAGGTGTCATCTTTTCACCAAAAGCCATATGATGGCCCCATAAAACCCAGCAAATTAGAACTGCTGCAAAGGCATAAAATGCCATGAATGCTGAGTTTACTGCCCATTTTTTCTTGACCATGCTTCCATATAGAATTACTAGACCTGGTACACTTTGTAGACAGACCATTGTTGTGGCTATTAGTTGCCATGAATTGTCTGCTTTGCTCATCCATGGTGGTGATGCTTCATCCCCAATTAACCCAGATGGGAGATTCATTGTTTGGTGATGGAAAGATTCAATTTTTTTGGATTTTGTATTTTGGGTGGGGATTTTGAATATAAAGATTGGAGCTTTTTGGAGTTTTGGGTGGGATTCTAATATGGGATGCACATTTGCATTGAAGTAATCTCCACATTAATTGTATGGCTTATTACATTAGGAGTCcgtaaacttgtttaaaaatcTCATTAGCTCTCCGTGTTTTGTTAGCATTCTGAACTTACTTATAGTGACATAATTAACTCTCTCAATAGGATTGCAAATGGAGCGGGATGAGTGCCCGTCCAtgataaaataggaaaaaaatcgTCCTCGTCCTCATCCCTGTAGCGATTCGCGTACCATATTCTCTGTTTATCAAATTTTAAAGGCTTTATACATCGTTTGtctttgaacttgtccaaaaagtttgattggtttcctgaattttcaaagtgttctgATAGCCTCCTCAACTTGCATAGAATGTCCAGTTAGCCCCTAAACttgtgtaaaatataatcaattaatcacttagccgttgtttgggaggaggttaatgggagtaaatgagagtaatggaaggttaagtattaagttaaccttgtttgggagttattttttgggagtaaatggaggttaatggggttaaatctttacttcctctaacctccaaactctaacctccaaattgggggttaatggaagtaacgtaaacttttttaaaatttcttgtgTCTGGagagtaaatttaaccttcCTTCACCTCCATaatttaaactcccaaacaaggttaaacatttaacctcatttacatcctataaactcccaaacaaggttaatttttaactttccattccatcacttcccttccttttccattacctcctttaactctcacctcTATTGTcctccaaactcccaaacaaaggcttagttgcaaaaaaaaaaagtaagataAATGCAGAAAATGTATTGCACGCATCTAAAAAAACAGTAAAACGAGGTAGAACATGCAGTTCTAATAGTAGAGaaaacaagttttatagttgaacaaatAAGAACTTTCTTTTCATATATTCTATGAATTATCTAATAATATTCTAAAATGCGTGCAACACATTTTCTACACACAACTTATCTTTTTTACAATCGAGTGATTAATTCATCACATTTTATGCAATTTCAGAAAGTGAagtgaatattttatacaacttAAATGAACTATCAGgacattttaaaagtttagagagcgaattaaattttttaacaaattcagaaaaataatgatatattaaagcaattttaaataatattttctttaatgtaatttaaaattttgtgcttataataaaatttgaaaaacataacACTACTCCAATCCAATGTCTTCTagtgaaaataaataattataaaattaaagaaaataagatTAAATTTGGACTATATCACTTATTAAGTTAATAATAGATCACTATAAACAAATTCAAAATGTCaataaatcactttaaataaattaaaatcatcGATAAATCATTTTAAGAAAATTTAGAGTACTAGCGAgacattttataaatttagaaactcaatttatttattttttttttttttttttgaagaaatattgGGTGAGATTCTAAGATGGGATGCACTTTAACATTGAAATAATCTCcacattataattattataatgaAAGAGGAGAACATTCCTAGCTGTCTTACTTGGCTTTTAACATGTTCATTGGAGATTCCTATTTGGTTAACTCTAACTGAAAACGTATAGctagtttaatttatttaaattagatattTGTTGATTTCTAGACAATTATGTTGTCTACCTTTGTACTATGACAATTTCTTAAAATTAgcatatattatattaaggAGGCATTTGGTTTGAACAttggaatcggaatcggaatgtgtcggaatcagaatcggaatgactatttatttattatgtttggttcAATTTGGAATCGGAATGAAATACTTTTTGAAGTTGTTTGGTTCTTTAATGATCGGAATAAATACAATATTTGATTAAAATAATTTagtaaaattttttttattataaaatcaattaaaaaataaatataaaaatagtaaattgtcgtaaaaaaatatatatattcccATACAAAGAAAAATTAGTGTAAAAAACTAGTatataaaaatacaattaatgttTTCTTAttgataatttatttattactgtaaataaaaaaaatcgtaTTATAATTTCAATAAATCGTGGGTGGTTTACAAGTAAAAAATCGTATTATATTGTAAGTATTTTCTAtttatcaacaaaaaaaaaactatttgaaAAGCAAATAATACCATGACACAAATGGTTAAAATCGTGGGTGGTTTACAAGTAAAAAATCGTGTACATGCTGgttgcttttttctttttttaataaatcaattGTAATGGGAATGGAATATGATTGACACGAAGAGAGGAGGGAATCAACAACTCTTAtatttggggaatgagattatcATTCCCAAGTTAATATTTGTTTAACCAAACACTTACAAAGGAAATAACGCATTCTCATTCTCATTTCTTAGTGCTTTTTTAcccaaccaaacaccccctaacaATGGAAAAATTATTGCGCCAAAACATGCATTTATGATGATATAAATTGacttagggcccgtttgttttagctactgtttgctgtttgctgcttgctattacggtttgttgttgttgtttgctatttgttgtttgttgttgttgttacggtttgctgttggaaaaagttaattttccaaaaagcagagattctctcatttgtaaaaggctgcttttcgggtataaaaggaaaacaggaagccactaaccaaacacctactGCTGCTTTTccagatgtaaaaggcaaacaggaggtcactaaccaaacaccaaaaactcccttttgaagtgaaaaggcaaacagaaacatgaaaaggagcaaccaaacacccccttaataAATAGTTGGGTTAATAACATTAGTCCATGGGCTTATTTGGGTCACCTATTTCTGTGTTGTCTTGTTAGTAGCTATTAGTTGATTTTGTTTCGAAACTTTATCAAACATTTTGATCTCCTGTTTAGAATTAAAATGCAAAAGGTAGTTCCAAAAAATGAAACTAAACGGACGCTAAATCTAATTATATATATcaatagaaataaaagaaagcCCTAACGACTGCCCCAACATCCACCTCTCTTCTCGCTACTATCACCTTTCCCATGGATGGTGGTGGCTCCGATTAGCTTCCTAAAGTTCCCTCACTCCGTTTGTATAAAGAGTTTATTACGGGTTTTTCTATACAAGTTGAGTCTAGGGTTCTAATGATTTACGGAAATCAAGTTTAGAAAAGATTAATTATGTTATGGAAAACTCCTATGGCCAAACATTACCATTGCTCCACAACTTATTGACGAATGGTCACAAAACTGGAATGATGCCCTGATTGTGCAAATCCTAGGAAAAACCTTGGTTATATTGCACTGTGTAAGTGACCTCTTTGAATTGTGGAAACCTAAGGGGAATGTTGATATAATGGATTTAGGGTATGGATTCCATTTAGCTAAATTTGAGAGATCGAATGACATAGAAAGAGTGATTCAGGATAGACCTTGGATGGTTCAAAGACATTATCTTACCGTTTGCACTTGGTCTCCATCTTTCGCCCCGTTTGAAGCCATTGTTGATTCAACCCTAGTTCGAGCTCGATTTCCGGAGCTTCCATTTCAGTTTTATGAGAAGGATTGCCTCATGTTGATAgctatttcctttagaaagtcTAGCAGAGTTGAGGTGATGAGGAGAAATTTTGAGTTTTCTAGTGTTAACATTATTAACACCAAGGGTTTTAGTTAGGTTGTCTGGATTTTCTGGAAAGTGGATCGACCCAATAATTCAGAAAAATAGGCAGTTTCTTAACACTCAAGTAATAATTGAGGAGGGTATTTTACATAACATCTCGTCCTTTTATGATACCTTTATTTATGTTAGGCTCCATCTTTTTTTTAAGAGGctattcatgtctgaaatgttGAGTTTCAAAGATCGGGTTATAAATGAGGCTTACACCTCATCTTTTTAAAAACAATTCTAGCCGCTCtcgatttttttaaaagaaaaaaaagaagtttATTTTCCATCTTCATACTCTTACCTATTATTTTTGCCTCCATACTTttgtgttattattattattattattattattattatacattTTCACTTTGTTTGGAACTTATATCACTTATTagattacttttttttatttcatttgcaTTTGTcatccatattttttttttcaattgttCCTTTCAAGTTTAGCACGATCGGAAGTTATTTACCTCAACAATTAATAGTCAGTTCAACACGTATTATTAGATGTACATGATTTTAGTATAATTAATACATATTCgattatatccggaaggatTTCAATGATCAAATTTGGATTGCAGTTATCTTTTGCGACTCTAGATTTGTGAAACATATTTTTCATTCGATgctttgttttattattttagatTTAGCCTtcatagaatttttttttttctttaggaCTGTTTTCTTCTATTTAATGATTTCATACCGACTCTAGCCTGGATTTATAGgggtttttattcatttttcatttttcggctttatttatttctttaatgcgatgattatatataatatgcttttatcaaaaaaaaaaaaaaaaaaaaagaacaactTGAAAAATAATTACAGATTGAAATCCAAAATTTTGCAAGTTTACAACAATAAAGTGGTTTCCAGAAAACCTTAAAAtgagaagaaaatgaaaaatgcacaagaatgtataattaaataattaatataattataattaaggctaaaaaataaaagaaaatcaataCTTGCCATGTTTATGCCAACAAACTAAAATCACAATACATCTCTTAGCAATATACAATCTTGACTTTTGTTCCTTTAGCATTGTAATCCATCCATGTCTGCATCTTCCTCCTAAAACGCTGTCGTTTTTCCATCCTCTCCTTCCCTTTGTTCTTCCTTTGCTACTTGGAAATAAACCCATTTCTAATAATAATCTccaatttctatatatatatatatatatataattgtgaTTGTTGTTAGTTGTATGCTGTTACTGATAGATAGTAGATATTTGCTGATTTTTCTGTTAAAAACAGTTGTTTCGAATTTttactaaatattttttatctcctatttagaattaaaaagtaaaacagtttcaaaaaaTGGAACAAACGGAAATTATAGTTTTGTAACACTTTGATTCAATATATGTTAATAATGCACATATATTTATCTACATAATTGAAGGGATTCATTATGTATTTTGCTCAAGATATCCTTACttctatttatatatttttagaattgATATTATTCATACTTTTTAGTGGTGGTGATCAATTATTATTGCAAAAAAAATAGGAAAGTTTAATTAACCTtaaccatttatttatttattggtcAAAACTTTATCCTAATTTCATGTTTATGCATGGATGAGAAAAATTGCCCATTAAAAGTGCATAGTtgttttgaaattatatttctaATTAATCATGATTGTTGAATAATGACTTGCTTGGTGTAAAGCCCAAACCACactttttagggtaaattacactcatggctactgaactttattcatttttatgttgtgatcactaaatttcaaaatataacataaaagtcatccaattttacaatttttaacattatagtcactaaacttcaatcaaTACCTCAAAATGACCCgttgacgacctcaaaataaataattccaagaattaataatattctaagcaactttaattcttcaaaattttcgttttgaggttatttagatgttgtttggcTAGAAGATagaaagctcaaaaaatgatgattataaaaaataaaaactgtgatttcatggtaaatgtcgttctaaacaattttcatttttgaatattttcattttgagatcattaaCGGTAATTTTGAGACGTTGGTTAAAGTTTAATAGtcataatattagaaaatataaagtttagtggttattatgttacattttgaaatttagtagtcatacAGTGAAAACGAGTAAAATTCAATggtcatggatgtaatttaccccactTTTAAGTTAAAAAATCTCTCCCACATACATTGAAGAAAGTTGATAAGATATTAGTTGAGTTGTTAAAGCACGAACAGGAAAAACATCAGATGGTGAAaacaattattattatatttttattattattattattattattattattattgccattaTAATAACAAGAATcatttcttcctcttcctctacTACGACTATGAATACAATTTGACCACGACTACGATTTTGGAGAATTAAGCATATCCAGTTGAACGAGTCACATGCGAGAgataataacaaaaattaggTTGATTTGATATAAATGGGTCgtggtttcatatttttttttaagattggTAAATATGGTtaacaaaattttcatttttttttaaatttggttGATAatgatttcaaaataaaaaattttaaaaactaaagttgtttaatatcatatttactGTGGAAccaacattttttatttttcaaaatcatcatttttggagttttctcactctaaacatcaACTTTCTCTCCTAAAaaataacacctaaatgaccataaaacctaaaaagttgaagaattaaagttgcttaaaatatcatttaattcttgaaattttcattttgagttcGTTATTGGCTAAATTTGAAAAACTGTAAAATTTACCAACCACGTATACTGATCtgtaaaaaaaatgtgaaaccacatagttttatttgaaattaaccctaaaaattattcttaacctttaagagcatctccaagagactcatTTGTTGGGCTTTTAAGTTAAAAGTCCAACGTCTTCCTCTcatcttgttcaaacactcacttttttattttttaatatattgcgggtttgacagttcttgggccatgggtgctcaccccgcccttgttctgtctcgtcccaatttctatcaaaaaaaagttaaaagttCAATGGCCTCCTAGTGGCTCCGCAATTCACTAAGAGCATCTATTCCCTCTCTTGCCTCTCTTTATTCTTAGTgactttttaaatttttttttattaataatttattattgacccctctctcactattggtaaatataataaaatattactaattttaataataaaaaaataaataatgagCGAATATGaaagtattgttggagatgacaTGTATTAAATCACTAAAtatcaattgtttatattatttttagagtaaGATTTTAGTTAATTGGTTTCATAATACTTACTCCTAGGGTGTCAATGAGCCGTGGTAGTTCGCAAACTATTCGATCTCGGCTCAGTGGAAGCTCAATCAATGCTCGGCTCGAGCACTAACAAGCTGAGCCTGAACTTTAttttgcatatatatatatatatatatatatatcattattttaaattttttctttcattaattattattaattttcacGCAATCACAACACACATAAAATTTAACGCATAAAaatgatacaaaaaaaaaacttagctAGTTAGAAAATTTAAcccatatatatacatttcattgtttgaaatttttctgCGAGTTTGTGTTTTCCAACCACAATTATTATGTGCTATTGTTGAATCTCGGCAATAactgtttttctttataaatatttcatATTGGGTATTTTATAAAACCTTTTATTTTCTATACTACTTATTATatgcatgtatgatgaatttggttaaaacTTGATTCGGTCAAAACTCGGTTTGAAATGCCTCAGTTTGAGATATTAACAAGCCAATACCAAACCAACTTAAATTCGGGTTTGGCTCCGCTCGTTTACACGGTAGTTACTCCTACAAAGAGAAGGTGAAGAGTTTTTATTTAAAACTGTTaaaagaaagagaggaaggaagTGGGTACAGTGGGTTGGGTATAAATGTAGTAGCAGGCAGGCTGTCGAAGGCAGAGAGAGATTCCTTTTCAATAAATGGTGTTGCTCTTTTCTGGTTCGGTGACGCTCTGAGTATCACCATCATATTCATTGCCCTTCACTTTCTTCCACCCCTCCCTTCTCTCTGTTTATTTTCGAGACAATGcgtaaaaatacccttaacgtttacagtgatgagcaattttatcacaacgtttaaaataatataattttacccaAAATGTTAacagtcaagagtaattttatctctTACTGGAAAGTTTGATCGATTTCGGATATTATTGTagaacacatatattttgtttcttattttgcaacaattgcatatcagttcgtttttttaaaaatcatattttctgtgatttaataataaaattggaggttaatatttattaattcggCGAAGTATTTTGAATTTGTTTTCCAAATCGTAAaatagacaatatattttttaatttttttcacgtctaatcatatgtttatatcTGTCACttatgagtgataaaatgactcacaagtgtagatgacaagattcattacCGAAAAGACAATTTGctgaattatttttaaaattgacccaacttgacaacgttatgggtaaaattgcttttggctaccaaattaggggtaaaattgcaccattttagatgttaggggtaaaactaCCTCTAGCTAtgaacgttagaggtatttttgcaccttatccctttatattTTTCTAGTATTAGCCTCATGGTTTGGGTAATTTCCAAAATCCAACCTGTCAGGGTTGGACAAAATTCTTTTAGTTTCCAACATGTTAAAACTTCATCATTTTAGTGTGTTGGCTAAAAAATTGATATTATCCAACGTGAAAATAGTagacatgtttaattttttataatgttaacactaatttctaaaaaattataacatttttataatttttttattttaagttatAATTGttatagagggcgagccttggcgcaacggtaaaaacgttgttgccgtgtgaccagaggtcacgggttcgagtcttaggagtggcctcttgccaattaaattggcaagggaaggcttgcccccaatacacccttgtggtgggacccc includes these proteins:
- the LOC136207996 gene encoding ammonium transporter 2 member 3-like, which produces MNLPSGLIGDEASPPWMSKADNSWQLIATTMVCLQSVPGLVILYGSMVKKKWAVNSAFMAFYAFAAVLICWVLWGHHMAFGEKMTPLIGKPNFALSERFILGKSKLGKVPMGDYVFYQFGFAAITVILLAGSLLGRMNIYAWMMFVPLWLSLSYTVGAFSIWGGGFLEQYIIDYAGGYVIHLSSGVAGFTAAYWVGPRHSHDRQHFPPNNIIHMLGGAGFLWLGWTGFNGGSPFAAGLIASLAILNTHICTSTSLLVWVSLDMVIYKKSSVIGAVQGMITGLVCITPAAGVVEPWAALLMGAMSGCLTWYTMMVLHKKSAFFQSVDDTLAVFHTHAVAGLLGGMLSGFFGKPCLLRLMYPTTTYHTGLMYSLFNGRYKDGFKQMLAQVEGAAFIGAWNVVVTSLICVFISRIVYLRMNEHDLEIGDDAVHGEEAYALWGDGETMPKPRSFMYRPFPSLCRRGV